TAGTTACAGGGAGAACAAGGAGGATGCTGAAGATGACGGAGATTAGCAACATCAGAAACCTATATTTTGAAGAAGGGAAAAGCATTACTGAGATTTATCGAATTACAGGCAAGGACAGGAAAACAATAAGAACTTATATTGAGAAGGAGGATTGGAATATAGCGGGTGAACCCCTAAAATCTGAAAGTACCTTTACCAAGCTCGACCCATATAAATCAGAGATTGACAGCTGGCTCACCGATGATAAAAAGGCTAAGAAAAAGCAGCGGCATACTGCAATGCGAGTGTTTAACAGACTTATAGAAATATATGGTGATGATTTTGACTGTTCATACCGTACCGTTGCCGGATACTTTTCCGTGAAGAAAAAAGAGATTTTCAATGGAGAAAAGGGATATATACCCCTGGAACATATTGCCGGTGAAGCCCAGGGAGATTTTGGTGATGCTGACTACTATGAAAATGGAAAGAAGTATAGCGGAAAATATCTTAACCTCTCTTTTCCACACAGCAATAAAGGATATTTCCAGTTATTCAAGGGAGAGAACCAGGAATGCCTGTTTGAGGGTCTGCTAAATATCTTTGAGCACATAGGTGGAGTACCACCCAAAATATGGTTTGACAATACCAGTACCATAGTAAAAAGGGTGTTGAAAAATGGTGGACGGGACTTAACTGATGACTTTCTAAGGTTTCAGACTCACTACAATTTTGAATCCGTTTTTTGCAATCCTAACGCAGGTCATGAAAAGGGAAATGTCGAAGGGAAAGTGGGTTACCACAGAAGAAATATGCTCGTGCCGGTACCTCGGTTTAACAGTCTGGCATCATTCAACGTAGCACTGCTTGAGAAGTGTGAAGAAGATGCGATGAGAAAACACTACCGCAAGGATTCCAACATCGAAGAGCTTTTTTCTGCCGATAGATCGGCACTACTGCCCATGCCCAGAACGCGGCTTGATGTCAGTAAATACAGAACCGTTAAAACCAACAAATACGGCAGGTTCTATCTGGGAAACGGTCTTCATGAATATTCCATTTCCCCCAGGTATTCAGGGGAATCTGTCCGTGTGAAGATCACGGCAAACGAAGTGATACCCCTAGACGATAGCTTAAGAGACATTGTGAAGCATGAAAGGCTCTATGGAAATCATAAACAGCAGAGCATGAAGTGGTTACCTTACCTGAAACAGCTCTCCAGACGCCCTGGAGCATTAAAATACTCTGGGATATACCAATTACTCCCTCCAATAATGAACACCTACCTCGAAAGATGTGATAAAGCCGGAATTGGTCAAGTTCTACAAATGATTGCCACATTAACCGAGTTAAGTGATTTTGAGAGTGCAGTGAAAACTGTTGAAAATGCTCTTGATTATGAAGTAATCGATACTGACAGTTTGCTCAATCTCCATAACCGTATTCATGGAGACTTTGTAGAACTGCCAGCGTTGAAACTTTCTGAAAATGTTCCTGTAATGGCCGGGCTCTCCACAGATATGAGTATCTATGACCGGAAACTTAAGAGTTCAGGAGTTTTGGTATGATATCTGAAGTTGCCGATTGCTGTAGAGAACTAAGACTGAGCCATAACATCGTGGATATGGCCGAAACAATTGAGGCAGAAAATCATGTAGATTTTTTAGTACAGCTGTTTCGTTCAGAACTG
Above is a window of Oceanispirochaeta sp. M1 DNA encoding:
- the istA gene encoding IS21 family transposase; this encodes MTEISNIRNLYFEEGKSITEIYRITGKDRKTIRTYIEKEDWNIAGEPLKSESTFTKLDPYKSEIDSWLTDDKKAKKKQRHTAMRVFNRLIEIYGDDFDCSYRTVAGYFSVKKKEIFNGEKGYIPLEHIAGEAQGDFGDADYYENGKKYSGKYLNLSFPHSNKGYFQLFKGENQECLFEGLLNIFEHIGGVPPKIWFDNTSTIVKRVLKNGGRDLTDDFLRFQTHYNFESVFCNPNAGHEKGNVEGKVGYHRRNMLVPVPRFNSLASFNVALLEKCEEDAMRKHYRKDSNIEELFSADRSALLPMPRTRLDVSKYRTVKTNKYGRFYLGNGLHEYSISPRYSGESVRVKITANEVIPLDDSLRDIVKHERLYGNHKQQSMKWLPYLKQLSRRPGALKYSGIYQLLPPIMNTYLERCDKAGIGQVLQMIATLTELSDFESAVKTVENALDYEVIDTDSLLNLHNRIHGDFVELPALKLSENVPVMAGLSTDMSIYDRKLKSSGVLV